CCGCCTGCTCTTGGTTGGCAGAAAGGGCGGAGATGCCGCTTAGCTGGTCTGCCTGGGCTTCTTCCTTTGTCTTTGGCTTATCGTAGATTCTTCCATCAGAATCCTCATCCTCCGTTTCTTCTGCCTGCCTTGCCTGAAGTTGAGAAATCTGATTGTCGATTTCCTTCAGCCGCTTTTCGTATTCTTCCAGCTGTGCTTTTACATCAGTTCCGTTTTCTTGAGATGAGTCCATAAGGGACTTTTTCTGTTCCTGTAAGAATTCCTTCTGCTTCATCAGCAGCTCTAGCATACTCTGGTTTTTGCCAGCAGGAGAAATGACGGTGGCATCCCGGTTCTCATCGTCTTTCTTTTTTCCAAACAAGACCTCTGTCTGGTTAGCGGCGGAACGGTTGATGGCATTGATACTTTGGGAAGGCATCTGCCCGTTCAATTTTCCAATATACATAAGATATCCCCTTTTCTTGTTACTTTTCATTACTATTTTTGATATCGGCAAAAAAAGTGAATATATAAGGTTAGACCTGTAAAAGCAGCTTGCAATAGGTAAATCTTATTTTTCCTACACTGCACCCACATGTCCTCCCGCCCAAGGGCCATGGTTTCCTGATATGTTGAGCTACATATATGATTCATTCTTTTCCCCCTATATTGCACTACCATATCTGGAACTACCATATTGGATACATCAAAAATTTTGATTTTCATAATATGACACTTATAATAGATTTAAATATTAGGATTAAAATACTGTCCTCTTTTTTCTGTTTTATCTCCATATTGAATGGCTTGGACAGGACAGCGATGTATACACGCCATACATTTCGTGCAATTTTTTCCCCATGTGGGAATGTTATTTTTTAGTTGAATGTTTTTAGTCGGACATATCCGTTCACACAAGCCGCAGGAAATGCAATTATTTTTAACATGAAATTTCTTCGTTCCTAAGCAAAATTTATTGAAATACGGATTGAATATCTGCGTTCTAAACCAAGGAAAGCTTCCACTATAGCAGTCAAATATATCCTCTGTTCTTTTTGTTAAAAGATTGCTTATATCGTCGACCCTTTGTTTAGCCTGCTCCAGCTTTTTATTTTCCAACTCTTTTGAATCTAAATCATAATGAATAATATAATTATTGGGCATGAAAACAGAAAATCCACTGTTCAGTTTGATTTTTTGTTTTTGTAGGTGTGATGACAAAACGTTCATGGCTTGCCCTGCATGATCACCGCAAGTACAGACTGCAAAAGTATAGTAATCATTACTATTAGTGATTACAAAATCATTTATAAACTCCAAAACTATTTTAGGTGGTGCCCAGGCATAGATTGGAAATACAAATCCAAGCATCTCATCCTGCTTTAGAGTGAATGAGAACGATCCACGTTTTTCTTTCATAAGCTCTGCAATGGATAATATTCGCTCGTCTTGAAGTTCAGCCAGCTTTTTCGCCACCCATAAGCTATTCCCTGTACCTGAAAAATAAAATATCATACTACACTCTCCTTTTATTTTTTAAGATTTAGTGTTACTATATTTTAGAAGCTCTTTAATATCATTATATTTTCTAGATATATTTTTACAAGTACGCACATTTTTGTGCCCTGGAAGCATATTTTTGAGGTGGTTAAAATGAATATAAGTGAATGGTACGATGGCTCATGCGACATGGTTAATGCTTTTAATTTTATATGCGGAAAATGGAGGCTCCCCATCTTGTGGTATTTGTCTCAAGGAAATCTTCGATATAATGAGCTAAAGAGACAGCTTTGTGATATTACAAATATTATGCTCACCCGTTCTTTGCAGGATTTAGAAAGTCATGGAATGATTTGGAGAAAACAACACTCCGAGATCCCTCCACACGTAGAATATGGATTAACTGACCAAGGGAAAAAAATTATTCCTGTTTTAAAAGCTTTAGAGGATTGGGGAGAAATGCAAGTAAAATTTGAAAAAAATGTTGACTAAATTATTAGCAATAGAATATGGTATTAATAAATACGTCAGGAAAAAATTGGGGGGGACATTCCATAAAAGATTTAACAGATAGAGTAATACTTACATGGATATTGAATGGTTTAGAACGGAAATAGAGAAAATTTTATTGTGTAGTATAGTTTGTTGTATAGTATGCTACTACCAGTGAGATTTTTTAATACTCTAATTTCATAATTATTCATTAATAATTGGTTATTGTTGCATAATTCGGTTGCAGTCGCTTATAAAAAGCTACTACCATTCATTCACAGTTTTTTCACAAGACGTACAAAATTTATTTACAACTTCTACAAACTTTTTTCATATCTGTCTTATATAATAAAGATAGTAACAAGAGGAACTCCAAACTTGTTAAAATTAAAACTTTTTTTCATAACTGGCCGGTGAAAGTCACATTTCACCGGCTCCTCCCTTTTATGGGGCAAATATTTCCCAGTTGCAAAGAAACTCTTTCTATTATAGAATAGGGAAGGTGCCCATGGCATATGCAAACTTGGAGGATATTATTACATGAAGAAAAATGCAATCGTAGGACAATCCGGCGGACCCACCGCTGTGATTAACGCAAGCCTTTATGGCATCATCAAAGAAGGAATGGCCCAGGCCGAAATCGGAAGGGTCTACGGAATGCTCAATGGCATAGAAGGCTTCATGTCCGGCAATTATATGGATTTAACAGGTGACCTGACTGAAGAAGAGCTGGAGCTTTTAAAATTAACACCAGCTGCTTATTTAGGTTCCTGCCGCTATAAACTTCCTGATGATCTGTCTTCTCCCTTTTATCCGGCTCTTTTTGAGAAATTCCGAGCTATGGATATCGGATATTTCTTCTATATTGGCGGTAATGATTCCATGGATACGGTAAGTAAGCTTTCCCGCTACGCCGCCCATCATGGAAGCTCTATCCGTTTCATTGGAATTCCCAAAACCATTGACAACGACTTGATTTTAACGGATCATACTCCCGGCTACGGCAGTGCTGCCAAATATGTGGCTGATACCGTCCGCGAAATCGTTCTGGACTCTTCTGTTTACCAGCAAAAGTCCGTCACCATCATAGAACTTATGGGCCGTCATGCAGGCTGGCTTACTGCTGCCAGTGCGTTGGCCAGAAAATTTGATGGCGATAATCCCTTGCTTATCTATCTTCCTGAAACGGATTTTGAATTTGAACGGTTCGCATCGGATGTAAAAGCGGCCCTTAACAATCACAATTCCGTTATTATCTGCATCTCAGAAGGGCTCTCTGATTCCCAGGGCAAATTTATCTGCGAATACGCAGATGAAGTCCGTTTGGACACCTTTGGTCATAAAATGCTGACCGGAAGCGGTAAAATGCTGGAGAATTTTGTACGTGAACGTTTTGGTGTAAAGGTCCGTTCCATTGAACTGAATGTTAACCAGCGCTGCAGCGGCATGCTTGCTTCTGCAACTGACATAGAAGAATCCGTGCAGGCGGGCTCAGAAGGAGTAAAGGCCGCGTTAAAAGGTATTACCGGAAGAATGGTTGCCTTTCACCGCACAGGAAATTCCCCTTATTCCATAGAATGCATCACCGTTGATGTCAACGAAGTATGCAATCAGGAAAAGCTGTTCCCCGTACAGTGGATCTGCGGCAATGGCACAGATATCTCCCCAGAATTTCTGGAATATGCCATACCGCTGATCCAGGGTGAGCCTCAAAGAAAGATGGAAAGCGGCAGACCCGTGTACCTGTACCGGAGATAATTATGGCATGCTTTTCCGGATTTTAAAATCCGCTCATTCATACGGCTCAAGAAAAGCGCCATGATCCTTTAAAAGATTCTGAAGCTGTGCTACGTCGATAGCGGCAACACCAATTCCCTGTTTTGCCGCTATCGCTGCCGCAGTACCGGCCCCTTCACTGATTGCCATCAGTATGGGCGTTACGCGGACCGCTGCACAGGCTTCATGAGTCGCACTAATGCATCGCCCGGCGACCAGAAGGTTATCCAGTTCATTTGTATACAAACAACGGTATGGAATGGAGTACCAGCTGCCTTTCTTTAAATAATGATGTTCCATTGTTCCTCCATCAGGGGAATGGATGTCGATGGGATATCCGCCCATGGCAATGGCATCTTCAAACATTTTGTTCTGTAATAAATCGGATGCAGTTAACCGATAAGCACCGTTTATCTTGCGGCTTTCCCGGACCCCGATATGCGGTCCTGTGGTTACGATAACAGCATTTTCAAATCCAGGAATGTAATTTCTCATAAAAGCAACTATGGCATGTGCCTGTTTTCTGCCTTCTATCTCCGCTTCTGTTAAATCAAATGAATCCAGAGCGCTTTTTTTAATGATCCGGGACATGTTAAGGATGTATTCTCCGTGATTGTTGGTTTCAAAGCAAAGCACCATATCTCTGTCAATCGGGAATTCCCCTTTTTCCTTTGCCTTACTGATAACAGAATACGCCCCCTGCATGCCGCTTCTGGGAATCAGCTGCAGACGTTCGAATGGAATGGTTTCAAGCATATCATCAGAGTTCTTCTTTATGTATTCCATCATCTTATCCCGATCCACATTGCATACCTTGACATTCATTGTCATGGGCTGAGCCAGATGATCCTCCTCCCTGCCGTAAACACTTCCGATTCCCGCATGGGTGGCCAGGTCTGCGTCTGCCGATGCATCAATGAAAACGGAGGCGGATACGTCAAAGAAGCCCTGTTTTGCATACAGACGTACCTTGCGGATCTTTCGGTCCTCCCATTCACAGCCTGTATAGACGGTATGATAGAGCAGATCAGCCCCGGCCTCCTTCACCATGGTCTCAAGAATCAGTTTCATACCTTCTGCATCAAACGGGGTTACGGAACTGGCATACCCCACAAAATCCTCCATATGGCCTGGAGAAAAGCCTTCTTTTACCATACGAGCCACAATTTCCTCAGCAATTCCCTGCACGACTTGCGTACTTCCTGCATGGAATGTCATCTGGGGACCCGTTCCGGCCATAGTAAGCATACCGCCCAGATATCCATTCTGCTCTACCAAGAGAGTCCTGGCTCCGGATCTGGCACTGGCGATTGCAGCTACGGTACCGGCAGGCCCTCCTCCAATAATGACCACATCATAGGTTAAGTTCTGTTTCATATCTCTCCTCCTTTATCAGCTGATCATAGCGGCAGGCAAAGGCATGAGCCCCGATTTCCGATAACGCCCGGATCCCGGTCCTTCCGATTTTCAGACTGCCAATCCTTAGCATTGGCACCAGATATTCTTTACTCGTAAATCCCAGTTCACTCCATTCAAGAAAATGATAATATTCATGGCTTAAAATCAGATTCATGGCTTCCGCCATCTCCATTTTGTTTTCTTTTGCCCAAAGTGAAATAGATTTCAAGTAAAGATGGATCCTCTTCTGTCCGGTCAGATAATCACTGAAATATCTCTGGTTTCCCACAACATAATCGGCATCAACTTTCTCGCAGGTTAAGCCGCTTTCTGTTACAATTCTAAAAAAGTCTTTTTCCCCATTGTAACGCTCAAAAATCATTTCTGCTGCTGCTTCTCCCTTTTGCCACGCACGGTCTGTAATCCTTTTTCTGTCCTCAGACCGGATTTTATGATAACAGCTGTCACGGCTTAATTCATCCTGTGCCAATTCCTTCCCTGGAAACGGCATGGAACCCGTATTCAAAATCCAATCACCACCTTATCTGCTTTTATCCTTCTGTCCGGCCGGTTGCAATGATCAGGATTTTTTCATCATTGCCAAAACCTGTCAGTTCTGCATTTCCCAGTGCACAAATTTGTGCTTTACTCTGGAGTCCGGATAAATCAATGACCCTTTTCCCTGATACCAGATAGATATTGGGCAGATTGGCACCGCCATCATTAAACACCGTCATCTCTTCCAAATACCATTCGATTTTTGTTTCCCAGTCCGCAATTTTCACCTCTGAAACCTGAGCATTGCTTTTCTGAAGGCGGATCACGCCTTCTTCATCAATCAGACGCAGGGGAGTTGTTTTCTTTTTCAACAATCCCAGAAATTTCTTTTCCAGTCTCTGGGACTGCACGGCATACATCACTCCGTTTTGTGCGGTTATGGATAATTCTCCCGGATTCCCATCCATATTTTCGGCGCAAATCTTAAGGAGCTCATCAACCGTCAGTTTTGTATTGCCCAGGACCTTACTTCTCATTTCCGTGGCACCTACAGCAATTGCCCTTAGAAGGTTTTTTTGCGTATCCACTTCTACATGAACCTCAATGGTCCCCGGCGCAGCGCCGCTCTGGATTGCTTTCTGTTCTACTTCCCTGCGAATGCTTAAGATATCTTCCTGGGAAGGACTTGACACCGTCCGCTCCACCATATCCCGTACCATGGCAAGAGCGACTCCTATGGTGGAAATCACCGATGCATTGCCTGCGATCCGGTATTTATGCTTCATTGTCTTTGCAAGATGGGGAACCACGCTGGCTGCTCCGCCTCCGCCTCCCACAAACACGGTCTGGTCCGGACGCATTTTATAGTCCTTAATAAGCTGTTCTGCAACCTTTGCATTTTTGGCTGCTGCGAATGCCATGGCCTTTTCTGCCGCTTCTTCCACGGTACAGCCCATTTGATCTGCCAACGGCTTCCAGGCTTTCCTTGCTGCTTCCACATTCCCATAGGAATAATCTTCCGGCCTTACGTAACCAGCTATATTAGCAGCTCCCGCCATGGTGAGGGTCACCCGTACTCCATTGTCACATTCAATAACCGCATATTCCGGATCAGAAGGTACGGGGCTGACCGTCATAAGCCTTGGATTTTTAATAAGGTCGGCATCAGTATAAACTTCATAATCCAGACCGGCAATATGAGCACTTCGCGGCCCCATGTTAACGGCCTTGCCATCCTTTATCTGTACCATGCTTCCCCCGCCAATGCCCACGGTTCTGACATCAAGACTGCTTAAATAGGTTTTATGTCCTCCCACTTCTGCATATTGGATCATAACCTTGCCATCCTTTACGCAGGATATATCCGTAGAAGTACCGCCGACTTCAAAAAATAGACCATCCGTCAGCTTTTCATACATCAGAGCGCCGGCAACACCGGCTGCCGGTCCCGAGAGTATTGTCATAATCGGCCGGTTTCTTACCTCGTCTACTGTCATAACGCCGCCATCACAGCGCATTACCATCAGAGGGTTTTTGATTCCAGCTTCTATGATGCTCGTTTCGGTCATGGTTGCAGCCTCAAGCATCTTAGGCATAATGCTGGCATTTACCACGGCCGTCCTGGTTCTTATTTTCAGGCCGTATAATTTTGATATTTCATTAGTAGCCGTACCCGGGATATTCATCTCCTTGCATTTTTCCAGAGCCAGATTCTCATGATACGGATCATCAACACTGAAAGCCTCTGCAGCCACAATGCTGGAAGTACCTCGTTCTCTTAAGGAGCGGATGGCGTCCACGATCCTGCTTCCCAGACTGTCCTTATCCGAAGTGTCCACGTATTCGTTCTGACTTTCCAAAAATTTACCGGCTGCCAGTTCTATATTGCTGATATTGGTATCCGACCTGCTTTTTGCCCCTTGCAAACCGCTTCCCAGCGTTACAATTCCAACCGGAGCCACATCTCCTTCCAGAAGTGCATTGGTAGCCTGAGTCGTACCGTGAGCGATAAAAACAACGTCATCCGGATTAATATGACAATCCTCCATAATGCGCTGCAGCGCCTGAACAATTCCTTCTGCCACCCCCTGCCTGGAATTGTGGGTAGTAGGAGTTTTCACCACTCCTATTAATTCAAAAGTTTCATTATCAATGGCAGCGGCATCCGTAAAGGTGCCGCCCACATCAATCCCGATGCGTACTTTCATAAATTCAATTCTCCTGTCGATTGCTTAAAAGTATATGAATGCCGAGATTATAACACCGATCACGGAAATCGTCCAAAGATAGGGCAATAGCTTTTTGGTAATCGTATTAACATCCACCTCGGCGAAATTGGCTGTCCAGACGTTTTGTGTATTGGTAGGATCCCCACAACCCTGAATCCTTTCTGCGGAAAGAAAAGCTCCCATAACAGCCTGCGGATTCAGTGTCCCAAGACCGATCACCAAAGCTGCAATTCCGGAACCGAGTCCAAACAGATTCATAGGACCTCTGTATAAGGATAATGGTGCCAGAATGGAGAAAAAGATTATGTATCCGACTTTTGAAGTTGGGATCACGGCAAGTAAAAATGGGTTCAGCACTTCCTTTACCATGGCGTGAGTCACTGCAAGATATAAGATTCCAATGCCCACCATTAAGATGATTGCAGGCGCTGCATCGGTAATTCCGTCATAACAGGTTTTTACAAGCAGATTCATTGCTTTAGAAAAGCTTTTGGATGTAAACAGCAGAATCCAGAATATGCCTGCCAAAAAAGAAGGAACAACGGGCACCTTTAAAAACGCTACCAGAATGATGGGAACAAGTGGTGTGATCATGGCAAGCCCACCGGCTGTTCCTCTTAATTGCTTTGCCTGGATCTGATCTGAAACAGGTGCGGAAAAAGCAAATTTTACTCCATTCTTTTTGAACTCCACAAAAATCAGGATTATAGTCGCGATCAGCGTTACAGCCAGCATATAGACTTCAAACCCTTTAATTTTCTCAATTTCCAATCCGAATATGCTGGAAAATGATGTCCAGTTTGCAATATTAAAACTGAGTCCCACCGCAAATGCCATCAAAAAGATGCTGGCAGCGCTGATGGCCGGTACACCCACGGAAATCAATATGGGCAGAACAATGGTTCCCACCATAATAACAGAACCCAATCCATTTAAAGTAGTGAACAAAAGTGCAACTGCCGTTACCATGATCAAGGTAACAATTAACGGCCTGTCACCTCCCAGCTCTGCACTTTTTTTGATGATATTTTCGGTCACTCCAGTCTTATTCATCAACTGTCCCAGCCATGCACCGAAGATAACTGCCATAATCGCAGATCCCATTCTGACAGTACCGGCCTCTAAAACAGTGGAAAGCCAGCCGATCTGAGCCCCTTCTCCATTAACTCCCACTGCCGGAACTCCTGCAATCACGCAGATGACAACAGCCAGAAAAGGCAGAGCCAGCAAAGTAGGCAGTTTTTTTGCCATCATAAATGCTGCAATAACAAGAAAAGCAATGATGATACATGTTCCCTGTAACATACGAAATCCTCCATTTTTCAACTAGATGGTGTTTATAATTTATCTACCGCATTCCGGAACTGTCCGGTTACTTCTTTTACCTGTTCTGCAGCCGGTTCCTTTCCCATTACGATGGCTCCGATCATGACAGCTTTGCAGCCGGCTTCATAAAGATGCTTTACTTCCTCCGGGCATATCTTCTTCTGGGTAGGGATCAAAGTCGGCTTCCCTGCTTTAGCAGATATATGGGAATACCGTAAAATATCTGCGTAATTGAGGGGTGCCCCGTAGCGTGCTCCCGGCTGAATGCTGCATTCCAGGATATCAATGCCGGACTGCCGGACTGCTTCCAGTGTATTCTGATCATATGTATCATCAATGGCAGCCATTTTTGTCAACACCCGGCTCTCCATCATATGACACGGCAGATGGTGGATGTAGGAGGAAAAGAACCGAAGCCCCATTTGTTCCACTTCCAACCTTTCTTCCCTTGTAATAAATGCATCTTCTCCTCCGGGCACAAGTCCGACCGGAACATCTTTGCATAGTGCAATCAAATCTTTCAGGAACTGCCGGTTCTCCTCATAAGTTCCGAATGTATGGCTGCTTGCACGATGCCATACATTTGCATGAACTTTAATTGCCTGGGCCCCTCCTTCCAAT
This genomic stretch from Lacrimispora sphenoides harbors:
- a CDS encoding EFR1 family ferrodoxin (N-terminal region resembles flavodoxins. C-terminal ferrodoxin region binds two 4Fe-4S clusters.), with amino-acid sequence MIFYFSGTGNSLWVAKKLAELQDERILSIAELMKEKRGSFSFTLKQDEMLGFVFPIYAWAPPKIVLEFINDFVITNSNDYYTFAVCTCGDHAGQAMNVLSSHLQKQKIKLNSGFSVFMPNNYIIHYDLDSKELENKKLEQAKQRVDDISNLLTKRTEDIFDCYSGSFPWFRTQIFNPYFNKFCLGTKKFHVKNNCISCGLCERICPTKNIQLKNNIPTWGKNCTKCMACIHRCPVQAIQYGDKTEKRGQYFNPNI
- a CDS encoding winged helix-turn-helix transcriptional regulator, with protein sequence MNISEWYDGSCDMVNAFNFICGKWRLPILWYLSQGNLRYNELKRQLCDITNIMLTRSLQDLESHGMIWRKQHSEIPPHVEYGLTDQGKKIIPVLKALEDWGEMQVKFEKNVD
- a CDS encoding 6-phosphofructokinase, translated to MKKNAIVGQSGGPTAVINASLYGIIKEGMAQAEIGRVYGMLNGIEGFMSGNYMDLTGDLTEEELELLKLTPAAYLGSCRYKLPDDLSSPFYPALFEKFRAMDIGYFFYIGGNDSMDTVSKLSRYAAHHGSSIRFIGIPKTIDNDLILTDHTPGYGSAAKYVADTVREIVLDSSVYQQKSVTIIELMGRHAGWLTAASALARKFDGDNPLLIYLPETDFEFERFASDVKAALNNHNSVIICISEGLSDSQGKFICEYADEVRLDTFGHKMLTGSGKMLENFVRERFGVKVRSIELNVNQRCSGMLASATDIEESVQAGSEGVKAALKGITGRMVAFHRTGNSPYSIECITVDVNEVCNQEKLFPVQWICGNGTDISPEFLEYAIPLIQGEPQRKMESGRPVYLYRR
- a CDS encoding FAD-dependent oxidoreductase — protein: MKQNLTYDVVIIGGGPAGTVAAIASARSGARTLLVEQNGYLGGMLTMAGTGPQMTFHAGSTQVVQGIAEEIVARMVKEGFSPGHMEDFVGYASSVTPFDAEGMKLILETMVKEAGADLLYHTVYTGCEWEDRKIRKVRLYAKQGFFDVSASVFIDASADADLATHAGIGSVYGREEDHLAQPMTMNVKVCNVDRDKMMEYIKKNSDDMLETIPFERLQLIPRSGMQGAYSVISKAKEKGEFPIDRDMVLCFETNNHGEYILNMSRIIKKSALDSFDLTEAEIEGRKQAHAIVAFMRNYIPGFENAVIVTTGPHIGVRESRKINGAYRLTASDLLQNKMFEDAIAMGGYPIDIHSPDGGTMEHHYLKKGSWYSIPYRCLYTNELDNLLVAGRCISATHEACAAVRVTPILMAISEGAGTAAAIAAKQGIGVAAIDVAQLQNLLKDHGAFLEPYE
- a CDS encoding hydantoinase/oxoprolinase family protein, translating into MKVRIGIDVGGTFTDAAAIDNETFELIGVVKTPTTHNSRQGVAEGIVQALQRIMEDCHINPDDVVFIAHGTTQATNALLEGDVAPVGIVTLGSGLQGAKSRSDTNISNIELAAGKFLESQNEYVDTSDKDSLGSRIVDAIRSLRERGTSSIVAAEAFSVDDPYHENLALEKCKEMNIPGTATNEISKLYGLKIRTRTAVVNASIMPKMLEAATMTETSIIEAGIKNPLMVMRCDGGVMTVDEVRNRPIMTILSGPAAGVAGALMYEKLTDGLFFEVGGTSTDISCVKDGKVMIQYAEVGGHKTYLSSLDVRTVGIGGGSMVQIKDGKAVNMGPRSAHIAGLDYEVYTDADLIKNPRLMTVSPVPSDPEYAVIECDNGVRVTLTMAGAANIAGYVRPEDYSYGNVEAARKAWKPLADQMGCTVEEAAEKAMAFAAAKNAKVAEQLIKDYKMRPDQTVFVGGGGGAASVVPHLAKTMKHKYRIAGNASVISTIGVALAMVRDMVERTVSSPSQEDILSIRREVEQKAIQSGAAPGTIEVHVEVDTQKNLLRAIAVGATEMRSKVLGNTKLTVDELLKICAENMDGNPGELSITAQNGVMYAVQSQRLEKKFLGLLKKKTTPLRLIDEEGVIRLQKSNAQVSEVKIADWETKIEWYLEEMTVFNDGGANLPNIYLVSGKRVIDLSGLQSKAQICALGNAELTGFGNDEKILIIATGRTEG
- a CDS encoding C4-dicarboxylate ABC transporter; protein product: MLQGTCIIIAFLVIAAFMMAKKLPTLLALPFLAVVICVIAGVPAVGVNGEGAQIGWLSTVLEAGTVRMGSAIMAVIFGAWLGQLMNKTGVTENIIKKSAELGGDRPLIVTLIMVTAVALLFTTLNGLGSVIMVGTIVLPILISVGVPAISAASIFLMAFAVGLSFNIANWTSFSSIFGLEIEKIKGFEVYMLAVTLIATIILIFVEFKKNGVKFAFSAPVSDQIQAKQLRGTAGGLAMITPLVPIILVAFLKVPVVPSFLAGIFWILLFTSKSFSKAMNLLVKTCYDGITDAAPAIILMVGIGILYLAVTHAMVKEVLNPFLLAVIPTSKVGYIIFFSILAPLSLYRGPMNLFGLGSGIAALVIGLGTLNPQAVMGAFLSAERIQGCGDPTNTQNVWTANFAEVDVNTITKKLLPYLWTISVIGVIISAFIYF